The Candidatus Zixiibacteriota bacterium region GGACTCAGTCATCTTAGGTGAAATACCAAGTATAACAAGAAGATATCAGAAATTTACCAACACTTTTTGGCTATTATGCCCGCAATGACGAGTTGTGAGTACGGTGCAAGTTGGTGCACGATGCTTTCGAGTCCGCCACAGGTGGAACGTACACCAACCACTGTAATGAATGCCAGTGTCGGGCAGAGACGCCCGACACCACACATTTTGTCCCCATCACCCTGTCAGCCCAACAGTTTCGAAAGCTTTAGCCTATGCTTCGCGACAATCCGATAGATCGGACGCGCCAAATGTTTTATTCCCGGCAAAAGCAACAGTCTGCCGACAAAACGGGATTTGGGAAGAAGCAGAGCAACTCGTGACAAAGCATCAGCGCCAAAATAGGTGGTATTGTCTGAGGTAATGAGACAGATGGCTTCTCTGAGTTTGTCTGATGAAGGAAGAGGTATGCCCAAAGGAATCCTTGGATTTGAGAGCGGAATCAGAGAAATGAGTCCAAAAGTATCAAGTTTTTTGAGTTTATTAATACCGATCAAACAGGCCGGACAGGCATCATCATAGATAAGATAGTTGGTCGACATAGGGGAATATAGGGGTAATATTGCACTAGTAATATGAGGAAATTCAGCCCCTTTTCAGGCTTCTGAAAGTGAGAAACTATGTCGTAAGGCAGCCGTCATATCCTCAATTGCCTCTTTGGCTTATAAGATTTGATGACAACCAAAAAAACACAGTACCTCAATCGGATTAGAAGGCTCGCTCTTTGGAATGTTCTTGTATCTATGATGGTCTCGGCATATTTTACTTAAATGTAGAAACCTTCAGTGAATGTCTGTTCCATATCATTGGAACGTAGAAATTTTGAAAGTGTATGAGTATTTAACAAGTGCCCAGGGAACCACAAACACAGCCGGTCTGTTTAGTAAATCAGGCTGAGGTAACCTGGCACGGTTTCGGAATTGGATATGTCCACTGTGATCGAACAAGTTAGCCTCACCCGCGATAAGAGAAAGAGCTTTGAAACAGAAGCTTTGCCGCATATGGATGCTCTTAAGCGTACCGCGCTTCGGATGGCGAGAAATGCAAACGACGCCGATGATTTGGTACAAGAGACGTATGTAAAGGCCTATCGCTTCTGGGACAAGTTTGAGCCTGGGTCGAATTGTCGGGCATGGTTATTCAAAATCATGACCAACATTTTTATCAACGACTATCGCTCGAAAGCACGGACGCCGGCTTCGGTATCTGTTGACGATGTCGATGATAATTTCATCTATGGTCAACTTGCGCTGGCGACCCCGGATGCGAATCCGGAGAGCGAATTTTTCGCCAAGGTGTTTGACGATGACGTCAAGAAGGCAATCGAAGAATTGCCTGAGGATTTTCGCACGGTAGTAGTGCTCTCGTTTCTTGAGGGTTTCTCCTACCAGGAAATCGCCGAGATTGCAAATTTGCAACTTGGTACCGTCAAATCGAGACTGCACCGAGGGAGAAAATTGTTACAGAAGCAGTTGTTCGAGTACGCAGTGAAGAACGGATATATCAAGAATTCAGGAAACTGACTCGCTGCCGTTCCTCAAAACAATCTGCGAATTGGAGAAGTATGCAGCTAAGTTTTTTTATTTTGAGGACAGCACTCTATGGACCGCCACAACTCGTTAAGATTTCTTTATGAAATAATTGATCAAGAAGCAACCCCCCAACAACAGCACGACTTCGATAATCACATGAAAACCTGTGATAATTGCTCAGGCATCTATCGTTCTGAACAGCTATTGAATAACGGGATGCAACGCAAACTCAAGCAGGCCATACCACTTGGGCCATCGGATACCCAACTCCGTACTCGCATTCTTTCCCAACTCGACATTGAAGAAAAAGCGGAATTCCAAAGTGCAGTCAAGACGCAAACTACTCCGATTCGAAGAATTTCGCGAATCGTAGCGGTCGCCGCGACATTTGTCTTTCTGGTGGGAGCTGGCTATTTCGGCACGGAGCTCTACAAGCACTACAACATCTACATCCCGCTTGAACGCGCTCATTGGCAAGCTGCTGACCAAAGTGCATCATTTAGCAATAACCTGTTGACGGTCAGTTCTATGGGCAAATTCGCTGAGCAATACAAATATAATATTTCGTCGACTATCGGCGACTTCCAACTTGTCGGCGGTCAAATGCAGGAGATAATGGGCGTCGAGATGGGACATTTTGTTTTCGTGAAAAACGATGAAATTGTCTCGGTCTTTGTGGTTCCCTCTAAGGATTTTAAAATCCCCGAAGAGCTGATTGAGCATTCCGTTCATAAGAATAACACATCGTTTTTTGACCACAACTGCCGAGGCTGTAGACTGGTCTACCATGAAAACAACGGCCTTGTTATTATTACTGCTACAACCGATAAAGGTGTCGACCTGACAGAGTTTGTCCCGGGGGAACGTTCTATATGAGCAGGGGAAAAGAGCCAAGTGTTTTAATTTAGTCTTGCTTCATTGTGTACAGAGCGATAATTTTACCGGTATGGTTAGACATGCCGGTCTTTTTTTGTTTTTTTTCACTTTAGTTTGCTTCCTTTCTCTTTTCAGGCCGCTTCATGCAGCGGCTTATATGGATGACCATAAGGCTCAGCTGTTGAGTGAGACTCAGCAGCTTCTTTTCAATAACCGCTTTGATTCCGCTGATTCGCTTCAGAGAGACTTTGCCCGGATCTATCCCGATGATCCGGGCTGCTATCTTATCCAAGCCGCAATCGAAATGGCAAAGATGGCATTCTTCGAGGACAATCTCTATCCTGATTATGCGAAGCTTCTGGATACCCTTCGTATGAAAGCGCAAATGGTGTCGGATTCGGGTTCTGCCTCCACCAAGAGTTGGATGCATCTTTTTGTTGGACATTCGAAAGCATACGGCTCGATCAGAGAAAGTAGATTCGGTTCGCTCTACTCGGCCATAAGACTTGGTCTTGCTGCCAAATCTGAGTATGAAGCCGGACTGGCGCTTGATAGCAGCATTTACGACCATTACATGGGGATTGGGACATATCATTATTGGAAATCTGCCAAAGCTGGAATGCTGAGATGGATAGGGTTGTTCAAAAATGACCGTGCGCTCGGTATCAAAGAGCTTTATATCGCCGCCGATTCGGCTCAAATTTTCAAAGAATCGGCCAGAAGCGGGCTCATCTGGATTTGGATAAATAAAGAGAAATATGACTCCGCAATAGCAGTAGCCGAAGAGATGCAGAAAGCATACCCTGACGGCACATCGTTTTTATGGCCAATGGCGCAGGCGTATTTTGCGAAGCGTGACTATGTAAACACTGCTCGGATATATCGTCTGATCCGTGATAAAATTGATGACACGCCGGGTAATTATTTTAATCTGATTGAATGCGACTATTTTATCTCTAAATGTCTTGTGATCTTAGAACGCAAGGATGAAGCTATCGCTGCGGCGCGAGACTTTGCGGTCTATCAGAAACAGATTCCCAATAGTACCTATAATCGGCAAAAATCACACATATCATTTTTGAGGAAACTTGTTTTGGAGTGATGGGCCACACTGTGCGCGACTGGGACGTCCCACACGAAGAATAAAGCAGGCATTTCCAGTACGTCCTTGCGGGGAGTGCAGGCGTGGCAATCTCATGTTCGTCTTCATCTTGTAGGTCAGTCCGCTGAGGCGGACTGACGTCTTAATCATCGGTGCGCGACAGAGACGTCCCGCACGAAGAATTAAGAAGTGCAGTCAGCCTTCTATTTTGTCATTCCAGTCCGCTA contains the following coding sequences:
- a CDS encoding DUF393 domain-containing protein; this encodes MSTNYLIYDDACPACLIGINKLKKLDTFGLISLIPLSNPRIPLGIPLPSSDKLREAICLITSDNTTYFGADALSRVALLLPKSRFVGRLLLLPGIKHLARPIYRIVAKHRLKLSKLLG
- a CDS encoding sigma-70 family RNA polymerase sigma factor, whose protein sequence is MIEQVSLTRDKRKSFETEALPHMDALKRTALRMARNANDADDLVQETYVKAYRFWDKFEPGSNCRAWLFKIMTNIFINDYRSKARTPASVSVDDVDDNFIYGQLALATPDANPESEFFAKVFDDDVKKAIEELPEDFRTVVVLSFLEGFSYQEIAEIANLQLGTVKSRLHRGRKLLQKQLFEYAVKNGYIKNSGN